In Paenibacillus sp. FSL R7-0345, a single window of DNA contains:
- the rpsN gene encoding 30S ribosomal protein S14, whose amino-acid sequence MAKKSKVVKELKRQELFAKYADKRRELKAKGDYMALQKLPRDSSPTRQKNRCAVTGRPRGYLSKFKVSRIVFRELALKGQIPGVTKSSW is encoded by the coding sequence ATGGCCAAAAAATCCAAAGTGGTTAAAGAGCTCAAACGCCAGGAGCTGTTCGCTAAATACGCCGACAAACGCAGAGAGCTGAAAGCGAAAGGAGATTATATGGCACTGCAGAAGCTGCCGCGCGATTCCTCGCCGACACGCCAGAAGAACAGATGCGCTGTTACAGGCCGGCCTAGAGGTTACCTGAGCAAATTTAAAGTCTCCCGGATTGTTTTCCGCGAACTGGCGCTGAAGGGCCAGATTCCCGGTGTCACCAAATCCAGCTGGTAG
- a CDS encoding DUF6157 family protein, protein MSYSNTFIRVAADCPVETGVIPVSSKPQLPAHIIQYELLADCPYRYTHEELLYEVHVRHKQIPEEERTSRRAELWAELFSKKHPCLRASMLPKRYGWGVHYDAEGRIAIYAMESPEYDGFISGTDSGLTLLNAMRSKRS, encoded by the coding sequence ATGAGCTATTCCAACACGTTTATCCGTGTCGCAGCGGATTGTCCGGTGGAGACAGGAGTCATACCGGTCAGCTCAAAACCGCAGCTGCCTGCGCATATCATCCAATACGAGCTGCTTGCAGACTGTCCCTACCGGTATACACATGAGGAGCTGCTGTATGAGGTTCATGTCCGCCACAAGCAAATTCCGGAGGAGGAGCGTACTTCCCGCAGGGCTGAATTATGGGCCGAGCTGTTCTCCAAAAAGCATCCCTGCCTCCGTGCCTCCATGCTGCCCAAGCGCTATGGCTGGGGTGTCCATTATGATGCTGAGGGCAGGATCGCCATTTACGCCATGGAATCCCCGGAATACGACGGGTTTATTTCCGGGACAGACAGCGGGCTAACCCTGCTGAATGCGATGCGGAGCAAACGGAGCTAG